Proteins encoded together in one Corallococcus soli window:
- a CDS encoding SDR family oxidoreductase has translation MRYVITGASRGIGFEFVQQLLRRGETVDAGVRAPEMARRLEPLLHESGNRLRIHALDVTQGDSVRAFAANVCREPVDVLINNAGVSGQWVGLHELDFEDLERTFAVNALGPLRITSALLPALRHGVGRKVAHVTSRMGSLSSNTEGGAYAYRMSKAALNMGVRSMANDLRRDGLACVLLHPGWVQTDMGGQDAPLPADDSVRGMLRVIDGVSLEHSGRFFDYEGAEVPW, from the coding sequence ATGCGCTACGTCATCACGGGAGCCAGCCGCGGAATCGGTTTCGAGTTCGTGCAGCAGCTGCTGCGGCGAGGAGAGACCGTCGACGCGGGCGTGCGCGCCCCGGAGATGGCGCGTCGGCTGGAGCCGCTGCTACACGAGTCCGGCAACCGCCTGCGGATCCACGCGCTGGACGTCACGCAGGGGGACAGCGTGCGCGCGTTCGCGGCGAACGTCTGCCGCGAGCCGGTGGACGTGCTGATCAACAACGCGGGCGTGTCGGGCCAGTGGGTGGGGTTGCACGAGCTGGACTTCGAGGACCTGGAGCGCACGTTCGCGGTGAACGCGCTCGGGCCGCTGCGCATCACGTCCGCGCTGCTGCCCGCGCTGCGACATGGCGTGGGCCGCAAGGTGGCGCACGTCACGTCGCGGATGGGCTCGCTCTCCAGCAACACGGAGGGCGGCGCGTACGCGTACCGCATGTCCAAGGCCGCGCTGAACATGGGCGTGCGCTCCATGGCCAACGACCTGCGCCGGGACGGCCTGGCGTGCGTGCTGCTGCATCCGGGTTGGGTGCAGACGGACATGGGCGGCCAGGACGCGCCGCTGCCGGCGGACGACTCGGTGCGCGGGATGCTCCGGGTCATCGACGGAGTCTCGCTGGAGCACTCCGGCCGCTTCTTCGACTACGAGGGCGCGGAGGTCCCCTGGTAG
- a CDS encoding CapA family protein → MGRRYLPVAWVAACVVACGSGGPVPSDGQGAVTAPGDEAPPTAPPPVTPPPDETPPPSEPPPDETPGEAPPPGEPPPEEPPPALTTCAPEPVDEASLPAAEREARRAYACTGIALEGSVVSMTGAPVANVTVQVGDARARTDAQGRFRFPVLPRHNRLLQVDAEGFRPAVVAVALRRGLSQTRVTLPPVRLSPKEGGVRMLFAGDVSLGRRFLDPDDTTPRDRLPPDDPAALIRVSEPLPGTKAVFTHVRPFFQAADFRAVNLETPVTDSPTTPHDDKAYAFFTLPGSLPALPWLGVDYVSLGNNHVYDYLAPGLDDTLAHVAATGMAYSGAGRDETEAFVPARVPLAGSSYSLVSMCSITGSAHEQQYVAGPNQGGAADARDTSRVTSLLGAERAQGRVPVAVLHTGVEYSVRPSAPTAQRMRDMVDAGAKLVIAHHPHIPQGFARYKGVLMAQSLGNFAFDQDRMETMVGLLAEVEATGARVDRARAVPVYIEDYRPRPLAGDLADAFLRNLSELSREGGVALVPQPSWGELLPAGQQAAVGERTVDVPVTVDASGRATVDLRALRHEGESVAVAQLTGGTAPTGVKLKAGRDVLLHGDFEDHDVDDDANEAPRWGVGNGAGYVCQDGPRRGAAALCQRKGAVPLVNRFRPPGFAEGPPNRDLTAVAWVKGRGGGAFWVGVQYLPVESYSLFGEQTLLRHDGGTFDWKQVSEDLRFPADPPRPNLWNAPWALNLTLHTASPKTGQGVTVVDDLALVAWERQAPGATLTLETPHARDFVRVEAPAGTYTLRVTFREHRVP, encoded by the coding sequence ATGGGGCGGCGGTATCTGCCGGTGGCGTGGGTGGCGGCGTGTGTGGTGGCCTGCGGTTCGGGGGGCCCGGTCCCGTCGGACGGACAGGGCGCCGTGACGGCGCCGGGAGACGAAGCGCCTCCCACGGCCCCGCCGCCGGTGACGCCCCCTCCTGACGAAACACCGCCCCCGTCCGAGCCGCCTCCGGATGAGACACCCGGCGAAGCGCCGCCGCCCGGGGAGCCGCCTCCCGAGGAGCCGCCGCCCGCCCTGACGACCTGCGCGCCAGAGCCCGTGGACGAGGCGTCCCTGCCCGCGGCCGAGCGCGAGGCCCGCCGCGCCTACGCGTGCACCGGCATCGCGCTGGAGGGCTCGGTGGTCTCCATGACGGGCGCCCCGGTCGCGAACGTCACGGTCCAGGTGGGTGACGCGCGGGCGCGCACGGACGCGCAGGGGCGCTTCCGCTTCCCCGTGCTGCCCCGGCACAACCGGTTGCTCCAGGTGGACGCGGAGGGCTTCCGTCCGGCCGTGGTCGCGGTGGCGCTGCGCCGGGGCCTGTCCCAGACGCGCGTCACGTTGCCGCCGGTGCGGCTGTCCCCGAAGGAGGGCGGCGTGCGGATGCTCTTCGCGGGGGACGTGTCGCTGGGCCGGCGCTTCCTGGATCCGGACGACACCACGCCCCGCGACCGGCTGCCGCCGGACGACCCCGCGGCGCTCATCCGCGTGTCGGAGCCGCTGCCGGGCACGAAGGCGGTCTTCACCCACGTCCGGCCCTTCTTCCAGGCCGCGGACTTCCGGGCGGTGAACCTGGAGACGCCGGTGACGGACTCGCCCACGACGCCCCACGACGACAAGGCCTATGCGTTCTTCACGCTGCCCGGCTCGCTGCCCGCGCTGCCGTGGCTGGGCGTGGACTACGTGAGCCTGGGCAACAACCACGTCTATGACTACCTGGCGCCGGGGCTGGACGACACGCTCGCGCACGTCGCCGCGACGGGCATGGCCTACAGCGGCGCGGGCCGCGATGAGACGGAGGCCTTCGTCCCGGCGCGCGTGCCGCTGGCGGGCTCCAGCTACAGCCTGGTGTCCATGTGCTCCATCACGGGCAGCGCGCATGAGCAGCAGTACGTCGCGGGCCCGAACCAGGGCGGAGCGGCGGACGCGCGGGACACGTCGCGGGTGACGTCGCTGCTCGGCGCCGAGCGCGCCCAGGGCCGCGTCCCGGTGGCGGTGCTCCACACGGGCGTCGAGTACAGCGTGCGGCCCTCCGCCCCCACGGCGCAGCGGATGCGCGACATGGTGGACGCGGGCGCGAAGCTCGTCATCGCGCACCACCCGCACATCCCCCAGGGCTTCGCGCGCTACAAGGGCGTGCTGATGGCGCAGTCGCTGGGCAACTTCGCCTTCGACCAGGACCGCATGGAGACGATGGTGGGCCTGCTCGCGGAGGTGGAGGCGACGGGCGCGCGCGTGGACCGGGCCCGCGCGGTGCCCGTGTACATCGAGGACTACCGCCCCCGGCCCCTCGCGGGCGACCTGGCGGACGCCTTCCTGCGAAACCTCTCGGAGCTCTCCCGCGAGGGGGGCGTGGCGCTGGTGCCGCAGCCTTCCTGGGGCGAGCTGCTCCCCGCGGGCCAGCAGGCGGCGGTGGGCGAGCGCACCGTGGACGTGCCGGTGACGGTGGACGCCAGCGGCCGCGCCACGGTGGACCTGCGCGCCCTGCGCCACGAAGGGGAGTCCGTCGCGGTGGCACAGCTCACCGGCGGGACGGCGCCCACGGGCGTGAAGCTCAAGGCAGGACGCGACGTGCTCCTGCACGGCGACTTCGAGGACCACGACGTGGACGACGACGCCAACGAGGCGCCGCGCTGGGGCGTGGGCAACGGCGCGGGCTACGTGTGCCAGGACGGGCCGCGCCGGGGCGCCGCGGCGCTCTGCCAGCGCAAGGGCGCCGTGCCGCTGGTCAACCGCTTCCGGCCGCCGGGCTTCGCGGAAGGGCCCCCCAACCGCGACCTCACGGCGGTGGCGTGGGTGAAGGGTCGGGGCGGCGGCGCCTTCTGGGTGGGCGTGCAGTACCTGCCCGTGGAGTCCTATTCACTCTTCGGGGAGCAGACGCTGCTGCGCCACGACGGCGGCACGTTCGACTGGAAGCAGGTGTCCGAGGACCTGCGCTTCCCGGCGGATCCGCCCCGGCCGAACCTCTGGAACGCGCCCTGGGCCCTCAACCTCACGCTCCACACCGCGTCCCCGAAGACGGGGCAGGGCGTGACGGTGGTGGACGACCTGGCGCTGGTGGCCTGGGAGCGTCAGGCGCCCGGCGCGACGCTCACGCTGGAGACGCCGCATGCGCGGGACTTCGTGCGGGTGGAGGCTCCTGCGGGCACGTACACGCTGCGCGTCACCTTCCGCGAGCACCGCGTGCCCTGA
- the pdxH gene encoding pyridoxamine 5'-phosphate oxidase yields the protein MVRRVMIPPDPIQRFADLFAQARQVIPVDPNAMVVASVDDEGRPSARVVLLKDFDARGFVFFTNFHSRKGRQLTAHPHAALCFHWQPLEQQVRIEGRVEQVTDAEADAYFQSRPRGSQIGAWASLQSQELPERTLLDARVAEVEARFQGRPVERPPHWSGFRVVPERIEFWHARASRLHERNLYLREGEGWKTQLLFP from the coding sequence ATGGTGCGGCGCGTGATGATCCCCCCCGACCCCATCCAGCGCTTCGCCGACCTCTTCGCCCAGGCAAGACAGGTCATCCCCGTGGACCCCAACGCCATGGTGGTGGCGTCGGTGGACGACGAGGGCCGTCCGAGCGCCCGGGTGGTGCTGCTCAAGGACTTCGATGCGCGGGGCTTCGTCTTCTTCACCAACTTCCACAGCCGCAAGGGGCGCCAGCTCACCGCCCACCCCCATGCCGCGCTGTGCTTCCACTGGCAGCCCCTGGAGCAGCAGGTCCGCATCGAGGGCCGGGTGGAGCAGGTGACGGACGCGGAGGCGGACGCGTACTTCCAGAGCCGGCCGCGCGGCAGCCAGATTGGCGCGTGGGCCAGCCTCCAGAGCCAGGAACTGCCGGAGCGCACGTTGCTGGACGCGCGCGTGGCGGAGGTGGAGGCCCGGTTCCAGGGCCGGCCGGTGGAGCGGCCTCCGCACTGGAGCGGCTTCCGCGTGGTGCCGGAGCGCATCGAGTTCTGGCACGCCCGCGCCAGCCGCCTGCACGAGCGCAACCTGTACCTGCGCGAGGGCGAAGGCTGGAAGACGCAGTTGTTGTTTCCCTGA
- the glgA gene encoding glycogen synthase GlgA encodes MKILFIASEVTPFSKTGGLGDVAGALPTALSALGHDVKIVTPRYQDVRNTGHLEPTGQSLVLRFPFGETGGPVLSARLSERLEVWFLENEAFFGGRKGLYGDAGGEFPDNPRRFAYLCVGALQAAQRLRFFPDIIHLHDWQTGLVPVALRRGFQDTPLARAKCVFTIHNLAYQGQFPKGTMEDLGLPWDLFTPEGVEFYDQVNFLKSGLVFSESLTTVSPTYAREIQTAEQGYGLDGLLRRRAHSLTGILNGIDAHEWNPRTDAFLPERYGPDDLTGKAVCKRALLERFGLPGDTGAPVFGIVSRLAWQKGVDLLLDTLPAALQADLRFVAVGNGDPVLEQGLRALQARYPKQVGVHIGFDPELSHLVEAGSDFFLMPSRYEPCGLNQMYSLRYGTVPIVRATGGLVDTVEGGLDGNGLLFESFHRSALLAAIRRAMALYADPVRLGDFRGRGMGKDFSWAASARRYESLFASLIAE; translated from the coding sequence ATGAAGATTCTCTTCATCGCCTCGGAGGTCACCCCCTTCTCGAAGACGGGGGGACTGGGCGACGTCGCAGGGGCCCTGCCCACGGCGCTGTCCGCGCTGGGGCACGACGTGAAGATCGTCACGCCCCGCTACCAGGATGTGCGCAACACCGGACACCTGGAGCCCACCGGGCAGTCCCTGGTGCTGCGCTTCCCCTTCGGTGAGACGGGGGGCCCCGTCCTGTCCGCGCGCCTCTCCGAACGCCTGGAGGTGTGGTTCCTGGAGAACGAGGCCTTCTTCGGCGGTCGCAAGGGGTTGTACGGCGACGCGGGCGGCGAGTTCCCGGACAACCCCCGCCGCTTCGCCTACCTGTGCGTGGGAGCGCTCCAGGCCGCGCAGCGGCTGCGCTTCTTCCCGGACATCATCCACCTGCACGACTGGCAGACGGGGCTGGTGCCGGTGGCGCTGCGCCGCGGCTTCCAGGACACGCCGCTGGCGCGCGCGAAGTGCGTCTTCACCATCCACAACCTCGCCTACCAGGGGCAGTTCCCCAAGGGGACGATGGAGGACCTGGGGCTGCCCTGGGACCTGTTCACCCCGGAGGGCGTGGAGTTCTACGACCAGGTGAACTTCCTCAAGTCCGGGCTCGTCTTCTCCGAGTCGCTGACCACCGTGTCGCCCACCTACGCCCGGGAGATCCAGACGGCGGAGCAGGGCTACGGGCTGGACGGCCTGCTGCGCCGGCGCGCGCACTCGCTCACCGGCATCCTCAACGGCATCGACGCGCACGAGTGGAACCCCCGCACGGACGCCTTCCTGCCGGAGCGCTACGGCCCGGACGACCTCACGGGCAAGGCGGTCTGCAAGCGCGCCCTGCTGGAGCGCTTCGGGCTGCCGGGGGACACCGGGGCGCCGGTGTTCGGCATCGTCAGCCGGCTGGCGTGGCAGAAGGGCGTGGACCTGCTGCTGGACACCCTGCCGGCGGCGCTCCAGGCGGACCTGCGCTTCGTGGCGGTGGGCAACGGCGACCCCGTCCTGGAGCAGGGCCTGCGCGCGTTGCAGGCGCGCTACCCGAAGCAGGTGGGGGTGCACATCGGGTTCGACCCGGAGTTGTCACACCTGGTGGAGGCGGGGTCGGACTTCTTCCTGATGCCCAGCCGCTATGAGCCGTGCGGCCTGAACCAGATGTATTCGCTGCGCTACGGCACGGTGCCCATCGTCCGGGCCACCGGCGGGCTGGTGGACACGGTGGAGGGGGGGCTGGACGGCAACGGGCTGCTCTTCGAGTCCTTCCACCGCTCCGCGCTCCTGGCCGCCATCCGCCGGGCCATGGCCCTGTACGCGGACCCCGTGCGCCTGGGGGATTTCCGGGGCCGGGGGATGGGCAAGGACTTCTCCTGGGCGGCGTCCGCCCGGAGATACGAGTCCCTCTTCGCCTCCCTCATCGCGGAATAG
- a CDS encoding serine/threonine protein kinase: MAEAPDLGGYEVVGRLAVGGMAEVYQARARETTQRSPGEPEEVVIKRLHPSFRNDPAYVKAFVDEAKLTVRLRNAHIVRTFRLFRAGPDYLMVQELVSGRTLGYMQELLIKAGAAMPPESACYIAWCVLKALDYIHRAKVGENGATIVHRDVNPANVLLGILGDVKLTDFGVAEVEGMMRGDSGALRGTLPYMSPEQVLGLAVDARTDLYAVGVMLWELWGGRRLFTGENEAQLMHQVRDARVPLLSTVSPDLPDYAAQVARKALFADKARRFQSAAEFIKALEVLSRRAGWPLTVEALQPLLGG, translated from the coding sequence GTGGCGGAAGCTCCGGACCTGGGTGGCTATGAAGTGGTCGGCCGGCTGGCGGTCGGCGGCATGGCGGAGGTGTATCAAGCACGCGCGCGCGAGACGACGCAGCGCTCCCCGGGTGAGCCCGAGGAGGTCGTCATCAAGCGGCTGCACCCGTCCTTCCGCAACGACCCCGCGTATGTGAAGGCCTTCGTCGACGAGGCGAAGCTCACGGTGCGCCTGCGCAACGCGCACATCGTGCGGACCTTCCGGCTGTTCCGCGCCGGGCCCGACTACCTGATGGTGCAGGAGCTCGTGAGTGGCCGGACGCTTGGCTACATGCAGGAGCTGCTGATCAAAGCGGGCGCCGCGATGCCGCCGGAGTCCGCCTGCTACATCGCGTGGTGCGTGCTCAAGGCGCTGGACTACATCCACCGCGCGAAGGTGGGGGAGAATGGCGCCACCATCGTCCACCGCGACGTGAACCCCGCGAACGTGCTGCTGGGCATCCTGGGCGACGTGAAGCTCACCGACTTCGGCGTGGCGGAGGTGGAGGGCATGATGCGCGGCGACTCCGGCGCGCTGCGCGGCACGCTGCCCTACATGAGCCCGGAGCAGGTGCTGGGCCTGGCGGTGGACGCGAGGACGGACCTGTACGCGGTGGGCGTGATGCTCTGGGAGCTGTGGGGCGGCCGGCGCCTGTTCACCGGGGAGAACGAAGCGCAGCTCATGCACCAGGTGCGGGACGCGCGCGTGCCGCTGCTGTCCACGGTGTCGCCGGACCTGCCGGACTACGCGGCGCAGGTGGCGCGCAAGGCGCTGTTCGCGGACAAGGCCCGCCGCTTCCAGTCCGCCGCGGAGTTCATCAAGGCGCTGGAGGTGCTGTCGCGCCGCGCGGGCTGGCCCCTGACGGTGGAGGCGCTGCAGCCTCTGCTGGGCGGCTGA
- a CDS encoding hemolysin family protein: MPTWTLWVACLALCFTRSLVAAAESALYGTSDLRAQELAEEDKSSAARRVLRHKTEREATATALRLGMVLSGFLAAAIGAFVPPRLLDFSRYGEAAWVPVATVCAGALFVGVLASLMEVTMRGLANGNPERWALRLASLVSMLVLLLYPPMRIMLGLLNLGARTFGRTLRFEPPPPPLEELEKLLAAQAARNEVDKSAPQLIRSIFELSDKRCRDVMVNRTDVISVDITTPPDEVLRILAEENHSRIPVYHDDVDHIVGVLHARDLIPLLQHPELIVLHDVIRPAHFVPWMKPVGDLLRDMQKRKIHMAMVVDEYGGFMGVVTLEDILREIVGDIGDEFEVEEKLVEKMADGSSLVDAAMEVDQFTKVFGFPLPEGDFDTLGGYLSSLAGHLPDVGERFTYNGWQFVVATKEGARIDRVRMSRLKSAVPGLASDGVPRDGAPTSSVKEEARDAARRADNESSPTDSGTPPEAKR, encoded by the coding sequence ATGCCTACCTGGACCCTCTGGGTCGCCTGCCTGGCCCTCTGTTTCACGAGGTCCCTGGTCGCCGCCGCGGAGTCCGCCCTCTATGGGACATCGGACCTGCGCGCCCAGGAACTCGCCGAGGAGGACAAGTCCTCCGCCGCCCGCCGCGTGCTGCGCCACAAGACGGAGCGCGAGGCCACCGCCACCGCCCTGCGCCTGGGCATGGTGCTCAGCGGCTTCCTGGCCGCCGCCATCGGCGCGTTCGTGCCCCCGCGCCTGCTGGACTTCAGCCGCTACGGCGAGGCGGCCTGGGTGCCCGTGGCCACCGTGTGCGCGGGCGCCCTCTTCGTGGGCGTGCTCGCCAGCCTCATGGAGGTCACCATGCGGGGCCTGGCCAACGGCAACCCGGAGCGCTGGGCGCTGCGGCTCGCATCGCTGGTGTCCATGCTGGTGCTGCTGCTCTATCCGCCCATGCGCATCATGCTGGGCCTGCTCAACCTGGGCGCCCGCACCTTCGGCCGCACCCTGCGCTTCGAGCCGCCGCCGCCGCCCCTGGAGGAGTTGGAGAAGCTGCTCGCCGCCCAGGCCGCCCGCAACGAGGTGGACAAGAGCGCGCCCCAGCTCATCCGCTCCATCTTCGAGCTGTCCGACAAGCGCTGCCGCGACGTGATGGTCAACCGCACGGACGTCATCTCCGTGGACATCACCACCCCGCCGGACGAGGTGCTGCGCATCCTGGCGGAGGAGAACCACTCGCGCATCCCGGTGTACCACGACGACGTGGACCACATCGTCGGCGTGCTGCACGCGCGCGACCTCATCCCGCTGCTCCAGCACCCGGAGCTCATCGTCCTGCATGACGTCATCCGCCCCGCCCACTTCGTGCCGTGGATGAAGCCCGTGGGCGACCTGCTGCGGGACATGCAGAAGCGGAAGATCCACATGGCCATGGTCGTCGACGAGTACGGCGGCTTCATGGGCGTCGTCACGCTGGAGGACATCCTGCGTGAAATCGTGGGCGACATCGGCGACGAGTTCGAGGTGGAGGAGAAGCTCGTCGAGAAGATGGCCGACGGCAGCTCGCTGGTGGACGCCGCCATGGAGGTGGATCAGTTCACCAAGGTCTTCGGCTTCCCCCTGCCCGAAGGCGACTTCGACACGCTGGGCGGCTACCTGTCGTCGCTCGCGGGCCACCTGCCCGACGTGGGCGAGCGCTTCACCTACAACGGCTGGCAGTTCGTCGTGGCCACCAAGGAAGGCGCCCGCATCGACCGCGTGCGCATGAGCCGCCTCAAGAGCGCCGTGCCCGGCCTGGCGTCCGACGGCGTGCCCCGCGACGGCGCGCCCACGTCGTCCGTGAAGGAAGAGGCCCGGGACGCCGCGCGCCGCGCCGACAACGAGTCGTCTCCGACGGACTCCGGCACCCCTCCCGAAGCCAAGCGCTGA
- a CDS encoding pilus assembly protein N-terminal domain-containing protein, protein MRGRRMYVIGGLLGLLAPTVALAWPVDQALTLEPGKETFQKLTAVDWAEVEDPAVASAEALSGSGELLLTAHKPGVTQMLLYAEGRFAVWRLAVGPTELENFAPQLAAAKKACPDLKATQGVDKSLTVTVKDTACRKALRELLRTEAYLARELDLTFDMPQLQAQLEDFTAGMPPGLAVRYSGAGLVLTGKTDRAGHRKALWVLFNRAVGRVPLEDRAEVEAPPKPESPPAEETVDPTVSDVPAPDAGTVPAQGKPKAVPAKKKR, encoded by the coding sequence ATGCGGGGACGTCGGATGTACGTCATTGGCGGACTGCTGGGCCTGCTGGCCCCCACGGTGGCCCTGGCCTGGCCGGTGGACCAGGCCCTGACGCTGGAGCCGGGCAAGGAGACCTTCCAGAAGCTGACCGCCGTGGACTGGGCGGAGGTGGAGGACCCCGCCGTGGCGTCGGCGGAGGCGCTGTCGGGCAGCGGTGAGCTGCTGCTGACGGCCCACAAGCCCGGCGTCACGCAGATGCTGCTCTACGCGGAGGGGCGCTTCGCCGTCTGGCGCCTGGCGGTGGGGCCCACGGAGCTGGAGAACTTCGCGCCCCAACTGGCGGCGGCGAAGAAGGCCTGTCCGGACCTGAAGGCGACGCAGGGCGTGGACAAGTCACTGACCGTCACGGTGAAGGACACCGCGTGTCGCAAGGCGCTGCGCGAGCTGCTGCGCACGGAGGCGTACCTGGCGCGGGAGCTGGACCTGACGTTCGACATGCCGCAGCTCCAGGCGCAGCTGGAGGACTTCACGGCGGGGATGCCGCCGGGGCTGGCGGTGCGCTACAGCGGCGCCGGGCTGGTGCTGACGGGCAAGACGGACCGGGCGGGGCACCGCAAGGCGCTGTGGGTGCTGTTCAACCGCGCGGTGGGGCGCGTGCCGCTGGAGGACCGCGCGGAGGTGGAGGCCCCCCCGAAGCCGGAGTCTCCGCCAGCGGAGGAGACCGTGGACCCGACGGTGTCGGACGTGCCGGCGCCGGACGCGGGGACGGTGCCCGCGCAGGGCAAGCCGAAGGCCGTCCCGGCGAAGAAGAAGCGCTGA